The genomic region CAGCCGCCGCTCCCACCAGCGACGACGACAAAATCGTCGGGGGATACGAGTGTCCTGAACACTCCACCCCCTGGATCGTCTCACTCAACGTCGGCTACCACTTGTGTGGCGGGTCGCTCATCAGCGAGAACTGGGTGGTGTCCGCTGCCCATTGCTACAAGAGGCAAGTCTGGCAAAGGGTAGGGGAACAGTTTAGGCCCAGTCGAGCGTacccttccagcccctacacccctcactcagTGTCTGTAACCTCCTTCGGGCCTACACTCTTCCCGTCTCTGTGATGTTCTCCGGCAGCTGCACCTCTTCCCGTCTCTGTGATCCCATCCGGTTCATACACACTTCTCCATCTCTGTTGCACCCTCTGATCCCTACACcctcacagtctctctgaccctctccggCCCCTACATCCCTCACAGTCTCTCTAACCCTCTCCGACCCATAcacccttcacagtctctctgaccctctccggTCTGTATATCCCTCACAGTCTCTCTGAGTCTCCCCAAGCCCTACACCCCTCGCCGTTTCTGTTGCCCCCTGCACCCTTCTCTTCTCTGTGACCTCTTCCGGGCCTATATGCTGGGGACAGATGTATAGCGAGGTTTTCCTGAGGGTTGTAACTAGTCTGCTGCCTCCGCCTCCCCGCAGACGTATCCAGGTGCGTTTGGGTGAACACGACATCACGGTTGCGGAAGGGACGGAGCAATTCATCGAATCGGAGGTGGTGCTCCGCCACCCCAGGTACGACTACTACACCCTGGACTACGATATCATGCTGATCAAACTGTCGCAGCCCGCCGCTCTCAACCGCAACGTGGCCGCCATTTCGCTCCCAACGCAGTGCCCAATGGCAGGCGATGAGTGTCTCATCTCCGGCTGGGGCAACACCAAGGACCCAGGTGAGGATCGGGGAGAGGGTGATGGGAAAGTGGGTGgaggaagagtgcagagagggagagaggtgctTATGGGGTTGGGGAGatggagggaaagggagggggtgatgggacagggagaggaggagggggaaggaatgaCAGCTGTAAGAGAGCAGGTAAGGGAGAATGaaaagatggagagagtgaggaggtacagatttaaagagagagagagctggcaAGAGTCGGAAGATGGGAGagtaatagagagagagagacaaagtgtGACTGCAGGTAAGTGAGAAAGGATGAGAAGGGAGCGAacgggggagagggtgaggggataGGAGAGCGGGGAGGAGAAGGGTGAAGGAGAGAGATGGAGTCGGGGAGAacgagagagaaagtgagagtgtgggtaaaggaggAGAAAAGAGAGTGAGGCGAAAGTGGGGTGAGAGGGGGCGGAcatagagggaggagggaggaatggggaacgagcggagagaaggagggagagaacagCAGTATCAAAGAGAGTATGGGGAGAGAGGTGACAGGAGGGTGGataaagagaaagagggagagaaagtgTGAGATTGTGCGAGGTGGAGTGAGGGAGCTGGCAAGGAAGAAGGGAAGAGGCGGGGAAGCTCGTAGGAACAGATAGTGGTAGGGAGAGATgcgaggggagagagtgtgggagaaggagaaagagagagacgggagagcaaagggagggaggagagagggtgggcggggagggaggtagagagagagagagcgagagcggtAGAGAGAGCAcataggggagagggaggggtgagagagagaaagatggaggcGAGGGGAGGCAGATGTAGGAAGGTTCCGGGAGTGCACATGAGAAGAGTTTCACATCCagcgagggagggaggtggtgtgTAGAAATTCCTCCAGCACCATCAGTGCCATTCGACTCTGGGTCGAGAGACGATGTGGGATCGGAACTGGGGGCGTTTAGCTCCTGGGATTCAGGGGTTGCGTGGGAAAGAGAGAGGGTGCCTACTGTGATATCTGAAGGCAGTAACAATCCCATTAGATAATGGGTTAGAATAGAGGGGCTGATTAGCCTCTCTCATGTCGAGGGACGTCGCGTCGCTTTAGGGAGTGGTTACTGGCTCTGatgttctcccccctcccccacaccccgaCCTGTGCGTACCCAGCCGTCAGTAGTGGCCGGTTACAGTGTCTGAAAGCCCCCATCCTCAGCCAGAGGGTCTGCCAGAATTCGTATCCGTGGAGGATCACCAAGGACATGATATGTATCGGATTCCTGGAGGGAGGCAAGGATTCCTGCGAGGTACAGCAAAACTCGCCACTCCGACCTCtactctctctccgtctctgtgACTCCTTCCGACccatctatatcaatggtctggatgataatgtggtaaattggatcagcaaatttgctgatgatacaaagattggaggtgtagtagacagtgaggaaggttttcagagcctgcagagggacttggaccagctggaaaaatgggctgaaaaatggcagatggagtttaatacagacaagtgtgaggtattgcactttggaaggacaaaccaaggtagaacatacagggtaaatggtaagggactgaggagtagagtagaacagagggatctgggaatacagatactaattccctaaaagtggcgtcacaggtagatagggtcgtaaagagagcttttggtacattggcctttattaatcaaagtattgagtataagagctggaatgttatgatgagattgtataaggcattggtgaggccgaatctggggtattgtgttcagttttggtcaccgaattacaggagggatgttaataaggttgaaagagtgcagagaaggtttacaaggatgttgccaggacttgagaaactcagttacagagaaaggttgaataggttaggattttattccctggagcgtagaagaatgaggggagatttgatagaggtatataaaattatgatgggtatagatagaatgaatgcaagcaggctttttccactgaggcaaggggagaaaaaaaacagagggcataggttaagggtgaggggggaaaagtttaaagggaatattaggcggggcttcttcacacagagagtggtgggagtatggaatgagctgccagacgaggtggtaaatgcgggttcttttttaacatttaagaataaattggacagatacatggatgagaggtgtatggagggatatggtccgtgtgcaggtcagtgggactaggcaggaaatagtccggcacagccaagaagggccaaagggcctgtttctgtgctgtagttgttctatggtttctatggtttctacaccTTCCCCGTCTCTTTGACCCCCCTCCGGCCCTTCtcgctccccgtctctgtgaccccctccggcCCTACTCCCACCCCAACCCCGTCTCTGTGATCAACTCCCTTTCCCAGTGCTAATAGccttctctgctctgccatctccgaccccgacaacCTTCCCCTTCCACTATCGGTGGGAGATGGGGGAGAGCTGTAAAGAATTGCACCCCTTCTccattttccccttcctccgatCTCGACCTGTCCACCGTCAATTCCCGCTCTCCGCCATTGCGACCGTGCCTTCAGCTGTCCGATCATTGCGCTGTGGAATTCCCTCCACACTCTCGCAAATTGACCAACGccgctccccccacccaccccactgcCTGACCCTCAAAAAGGTCCAGCTGCTAGGGGAGGCAGTGAAACATCTACCGAACGTCCTACGCCTCGGTCCCTTAGAGCCGGTGACGGAATCCATGTCTCCGTCCTTCCCTACAGGGTGACTCTGGCGGACCAGTGGTGTGTGATGGGGTGCTGCAAGGTGTGGTCTCCTGGGGTGACGGATGCGCCGAGAGGTTTTACCCCGGTGTCTACACTCGCGTCTGCAACTTCGTCTCCTGGATTGAGAAAACGATGGCAGCGAATTAAAGACACCGCCTCCCGCACCGGAGGCTCTGTAATGAATCTGAAAATAAATCAATACAATCTTTGCATGGACTACTGGCTGTCTTTATTCCCGGCTCTGACGAGCTCGTCCGTGCCCCGGTCTAGGATCAGGGCCTTCCTGCACACTGATTGTCTCTGTGCTCGGCAAATATCACTTAGCGGGAGAGTGTTGTCGCACTGTTCTCCTGCTCCGAATCCAGGGGTTTGGATACTGGAacagtgcacggtgctcccggtgtgggtctgacccaggaataAGGAGACTAGAAATGTGGGCCGTGCGGGTCTGACctagggatacggagactggaactgtgcacgtaCCTtcctgtgtgggtctgacccagggatacggacaCAGGACCTGtgtacggtgctcccggtgtgggtctgacccagggacacgaaGTCTAGAACTGTGCACTGTAGGGTATATATTCCGAAACTTTCCCAGTGGCAAAGGTGGCTGAAACATAAGGGCTTTGGTATTCGGTCAGAGATTTAGTTGGGGGATGTGAAAGACAATATTTTCACCCGTGGGTGAGGTCTAGATCGCACTGCCTGAGGAGGTTGGTTGGTGAGAGGGACTCTCAACAAACTCAGCATCCGAACAAGCAATGGAACAGCCGAGGCATAGAGAGGGGCGGGCCGAGTGCTGGAGATTGGTGTTGGTGGGTCAGTAGGAACGCAAAAGGTCGAACGGCCTGTTTGTGTGATTCCGTTGTAGTTTGAAAGAAATGCCGTAGAACACCTACCGAACACCGTGAGACCACAGTTGGGAAACACTGTCCTTTTCTTGTCTGAAACAGAGACGCTACGCTGGAAACACGCAGCAGGTGGGACAGCGTCTGAGAATGGGGACATAGGGTCATCAGGTCGGGTCAGGAGTCCTCGCCGGAATTGTGAAAGATTACTGTCCCAAGCCAccgcttttctctctctctttagaTCTGCGGAATTAATTCTACTCAAAATATCCGATTGAGATCAATTAATAAAGTGGGATTCGCAGTATTTGGGTGAGTgaaggggattggggctgagggaaGAGATCAGAATCAGGAATATGATGGCAGGAAGGAGAACAGCTCCGTCTATTTCTGACGTTTCATCCAAACATACAACTGGACGATCTGTAAACCTTCCTGGCTCTCTCTCCtatcacaagaggacacaggtttaaggtgctttggagaaggtacagaggatatgtcaggtgtaagttttttactcagagagtgatgagtgagtggaatgggctgccggcaacggtggtggaggcgggtacgagagggtcttttaagagacttttggataggtacatggagcttagaaaaatagagggctatgggtaaccctagtaattttttAAGGTAGAAATGGACGTTAGTGCTGAGAGGTTTCTGTGGGAACCAACCCCTGAAGCGTTGGATGATGCTACGAGGAATGCGCTGTTGGCAATTGCTCAAAAGTTAAGACTAAGCGTGACCACTAAATTGAGGACAGCTCAGATGCAGATGATAATAGCCCAGCATTATATAGCTAAGGGAAATTTTGACGAGGAGGCGTTAGAGTTATTCGCTGAAGGTAAGGTACTTACTGAGGCTGAGGTTCAGTTGCATTTGAAATTGCAATTAAAACAGCTTGAGGCTGATGACGCAGAAAAGCAGAGGATCcatgaggctagagaggcagacaAACAGAGAGAGTTTGAGAGGAAGTTGGTGCG from Mobula birostris isolate sMobBir1 chromosome 8, sMobBir1.hap1, whole genome shotgun sequence harbors:
- the LOC140201624 gene encoding trypsin-like isoform X3, producing MKTLLFVAFLGLTGSDDDKIVGGYECPEHSTPWIVSLNVGYHLCGGSLISENWVVSAAHCYKRRIQVRLGEHDITVAEGTEQFIESEVVLRHPRYDYYTLDYDIMLIKLSQPAALNRNVAAISLPTQCPMAGDECLISGWGNTKDPAVSSGRLQCLKAPILSQRVCQNSYPWRITKDMICIGFLEGGKDSCEGDSGGPVVCDGVLQGVVSWGDGCAERFYPGVYTRVCNFVSWIEKTMAAN
- the LOC140201624 gene encoding trypsin-like isoform X2; translation: MKTLLFVAFLGLTAAAPTSDDDKIVGGYECPEHSTPWIVSLNVGYHLCGGSLISENWVVSAAHCYKRRIQVRLGEHDITVAEGTEQFIESEVVLRHPRYDYYTLDYDIMLIKLSQPAALNRNVAAISLPTQCPMAGDECLISGWGNTKDPAVSSGRLQCLKAPILSQRVCQNSYPWRITKDMICIGFLEGGKDSCEGDSGGPVVCDGVLQGVVSWGDGCAERFYPGVYTRVCNFVSWIEKTMAAN
- the LOC140201624 gene encoding trypsin-like isoform X1, with protein sequence MKTLLFVAFLGLTAAAPTSDDDKIVGGYECPEHSTPWIVSLNVGYHLCGGSLISENWVVSAAHCYKRRIQVRLGEHDITVAEGTEQFIESEVVLRHPRYDYYTLDYDIMLIKLSQPAALNRNVAAISLPTQCPMAGDECLISGWGNTKDPGEDRGEAVSSGRLQCLKAPILSQRVCQNSYPWRITKDMICIGFLEGGKDSCEGDSGGPVVCDGVLQGVVSWGDGCAERFYPGVYTRVCNFVSWIEKTMAAN
- the LOC140201624 gene encoding trypsin-like isoform X4; the encoded protein is MKTLLFVAFLGLTAAAPTSDDDKIVGGYECPEHSTPWIVSLNVGYHLCGGSLISENWVVSAAHCYKRRIQVRLGEHDITVAEGTEQFIESEVVLRHPRYDYYTLDYDIMLIKLSQPAALNRNVAAISLPTQCPMAGDECLISGWGNTKDPGADYSGRLQCLKAPILSQRVCQNSYPWRITKDMICIGFLEGGKDSCEGDSGGPVVCDGVLQGVVSWGDGCAERFYPGVYTRVCNFVSWIEKTMAAN